One Drosophila subpulchrella strain 33 F10 #4 breed RU33 chromosome 2R, RU_Dsub_v1.1 Primary Assembly, whole genome shotgun sequence genomic window, CCTTGCAAGGCATCGGCCCTCGCCTGGGaggtttttgaaaattttgatcATTGTCTAAAAGGAtgataaatttgaattttttaagACCGATTCTGCATCCCAAATTTATTCGGGATGTATGAAGAAAAGGTTACTaggtttttaaagatttttcgattgtttgaatatttatatacacggctaataaatttataaacaaagttCTTAATTTGAGAACGTCTTGTTCTTAAATGTTGTTTCTTAAAATAAGTACACACGTTCTAAAGGGGAAACTTAGGAAGGGGTTACTGGCCCATAAAACAAGTACAGGATCATAAGAAAACTGCagcttacatttttttgaCAGTGTATTAGATTAGattgaaaatgttaaaaaaaagaaatcaaaaaatgaTGCAAAAATTTCTTAGATCAATACCAAACTTTCATAGTGCAAGATATTTTGGTCTACAATGTCATAACTCATTTTTATGGCATCTTTTCCCAATTTCAGAAATTGCTTTTTCACCTTTCACCCTTGCACCTTTTTTCCATTAATTTACAGAACCTTTTAATGGGATCTACTGGATATATTTGGTTTCTAATCCGGTCCTATCTGACTTCTACAATACCTGCTATAGAAATATGAGTTTGGGAAAGTTTCTTTGCGATAGCTTTAAAGCTGAGACTAGTTTGCGAAAAAAAcgcagacagacatggctagatcggtTGAGCTGTTGATACTGATGAAGAttacatatactttatggggtcggaaatgtctcgttcactgcgttgcaaacttctgcaagggaaaaaatatatcgtatttattaaaataaatatataagccATATGGAATAATTTTGAAGACTAACTTTATTTGTGCTTTCTAAAAATATGCGATGGAAACGAGAATTTGAGTTTTCCGTAAGAGGCGTCAATGGCCCGGGTGGATTTCGCCATGACAAGCTCTTGGATGCCTAGAAGCTCGTGCGGCCGTAGATCATGCTGTGCCGGAACTCCGCCCAGCGAGTGCGATGGCTGCGGTAGGAGTTGTATGGCGATATGACCTTCCGCGAAATGGACGCGCTGAGCGGACGTTCCTGCTGCTTGGAGGAGGCGAGGGCGACCCTTTGGAGAAGCTCCTGGTCGGCCCGGGCTCGGTCCTCGTCCTCCTCCGTGTTGTCCTCCAGCTGGCCGAAGACCGCCTCCCGAACGGAGCGGACCTCGAGGTCCGACTCGTAGTCGTGTTCCTCGTCCTTGGCTTCCGgttcctgctgctgctcctgcatCTGCTCCTGCTGCTTGGCCTCCCATTCCTGTTGCGCCCTGTAGGCTTCCGAGTCGTCGTAGTTGGGCACTTGCGCGGACTTGACCTTCCGCCTCCTGGCCGCATTCTGGGCGGCCACCACATTGTTCCGGCGGCTCGAGATATCATCCGGCTTGGTTACGGGTCGGAACATGGCGGAGTCCAGGCCGGAGTAGTTGTTGCTCCACTGGCGCTTCTGCTGCCTCTGCCTAAGGAGCTGCGCGACCGCAAAGCCCTCTTCCCTCGTCGGCCAATCCTTGTTCCAGGGAGCCAGGACCTGGCCAGCGCTATTTTGGCCCTTCTCCAGGCCCGAAATGGTGGTCAGTGAGCGCCGGCCTTCAATCAGACTGCGCTTGGCCATGTGGCGAATCGAAGGCAGGTTCCTGGCAAAGATTGGCATCTCGCTTATGTGTCTGGTTCCCCTAAATTTAGATTAAACGGATAATTTTTCTCAAACGGTTTGGATTCCTTTGGCCAAAATTGAATCCacaaaaaatttgaaattgttaaaattaaGGCGCTCAGGCAAAGCAAATTTAGGTTGTCTTTGGGGGAAAACTGGTTCGAAAATGAAAAATCCCACAAGATACGTGTTGAAGTATTCGTAAAAACACTGACACTAATACTAATGTCGACTTTGCTCCGCAAAATTTCAACTTCATCTTGAATAGATAGACCAGCAAAAAaatatgtgtgtgtgctgcgaaaacaaataacataatttatttacgGCCACAAGGAATTCAATTTGATTGCGACTTGAATCTTTCGGGCAAATTAAACAACAAAgccaaaatgaaaatcatagACCAAAAACACAATTTGCCATCGTCACATgaacatttattaattttgcaTTGCAGTGGTGCGAGGTCCTTTGGTGGCCCGATAAGTCCTGGGTCGAATTTAACGCAATTTCCAAATagaagcaacaacaactgcgAGACATGAAATTGAGTTAGTACACAATTACAACAACAATTATGAGTGAAGCCGGcaattttacaataaataCCAAACTATACATGAAATATAATCTAACTTTAAGGCGAATTTATactcttatttttatttttcatgaAATCATTGGGCAGATCATTGCTTTCCATAATTTTTAACTaaagaattatatttttataaattgtctctttttaaaaataccatTCTTCAAATTTTTTTGAGGTTACAAtttaaggaatattattagGTTCAAAACAATCTGATGACAATAGAAAGACTACACCGAAAATAGAAAAGCAATTATTGTCAATTCTACACTTTTGAGAATCGATTtagcttaaaaatattaccaTTAAATAGAATAGAAATGAAACTGTAAGATATAgactttatattatttagtcttgaatttcaatactgCTACTGGCATACTTTCTATACAACCGGTATTAAATCTTAACATTCTGTTCTTTTTTGGGTGTACGATCTTATAGTTATTGCCATATCCAGTTAGTGTATTTGATAAAACTTTATTGCGTACAAAGAACTATGCCTGGCGGTCCATGATGGCCAGCGGGGCATGATTGGTTAGAGCGGGATGCTCGAGCTTGTTCGTTGTTTAAATGTAGGCAGAAACATGTCActgctttttaatttaaatgcaaattaagGCCTTTGTCAACACTTTGCCAAACTCAAGACAACGACGACAAATGCCTGAGGCAAGTGCAAGGAGGTCGGCTAAGGAATGACTCTGGAGAAGTATTTCGTTTGAGTATGCGTGTGCACGGGGAAAAACCCGAGCAATATTTTGtgtaaacaaatattttttatagctTCAAacttaattataaaaaaaatacatatatttgtattttagtaTATTTCCAATATTTATAGTTTTATTCTAAAACTACTGCTCCAAAACCATTAAAAGACTAAGAAAGTATATAAAATGTGTGATGATAATTTATTAACGGAATATAAAAAAGACACCGAGTTGATGGCACGTCATTGCGATCGCTCTTCGCTCAGTGTGTGAATATGGTCATCCGTCAGGTGCGTATCTTTAACGCACACACACGGCCCCGCCCACATAGCGCCACATCCAGTTGAGGTGCGATGTGACCCGTGTGTTGACCCCAATGCCGAAGGGCTGACCGCAGGCCCGGCCAAAGCTGATCACGCCCAGCAGGAACATACGCTCCCGCTGACGCAGGATCACCGGACCACCGGAATCGTACTGACACGAGTCCTGGCCCCTGCCGCCAGCATCGTAGGTGCACAGGTGGCTGGGAGTGATGCTGGAGTTAAACCGAGCTCGGCACACGGCATTGTCCATGGTCAGCAGGGTGGCCTTCTGCAGGGTGTTCGACTTGGAGGCAGCGAAGCCCAGGGTTCCCCACCCCGTGATGTCTACATTTTGGTAGTTGAAGCTACTCTCTCTGCCGGAAAACTAAGGTTAAAATGTATACATCTTGTAGTATGAGTCACTTACGCCTGTCGAATTGGAAGACAAATGGGCGCCACTCCCCTAGACCATTCCATCTGCGTCACCGTCTGGAGGAGGGCAATGTCATTAATGTTGCCAGATGCTGTTTCCATGTAGCCAGGATGATTATAGATATTTTGAATGCGATGTTGCGCCGCGTATATCGATTCGCTACCTATATCAGATATATAAAATAGTTGTTAATTAATAAGTTTGAATTATCTATGTTCAAGAGTAGAAGAAATACATTTTCtgtcatttaaaaaaaaaataatttaatttaatttaattttaaataagaaaaatcagaaaaataacaacaatatGGAGCAATGATACTTGCGCTAAAtgtcaattaatttagaaatacattttaagcGTAATTTTTTTGGAAACCATTCTAGGAGGCTTTGTTATTTACTGGCAAAAACTTTAGTGACTATGGTTTGTCTTATAACGTTAATATCttaataaaatctttaaaaattgtaGTCCATGGGtgatgaaaaataaatgttttctcaaaaaaaatatttataaaacttgAATAAGAGTATCAACTCTTTAGGTTTTGATCaatacatttatataaattatgaattttaaaaatgtatattacctttaatttaataaataatacatgTTAATATGGATGGATATCCATTTTAATAGGAGATTCTGCTCTTTAGGCAGTGCTTTCGCATGGattatttgttaaaaatttcataatattcAAATGTACAccgttttattttaataaaataataaatacggGTAAAATCACTTACCTGTGCTTAAATCATGCTCCCCGACAAGTGCCAAAAGGCGGCTGGCCACCGGCTGGCGGGCGGTACAGTGGGCAGCGGTCATGATGAACCGATCGCTGACGATACTCCCGCCGCAGAAGATGGGCAGGTTGGAGGCCAAGTCGCGGAGGCCCACCATCGAGGGAAACTCGTGCTTTCCCGCCTCCACTCCGTTGGCAATGCGGGTCGGGAAGGACCAGCCGCAGTCGCAGGGCGCCGGACGGGCCACCGCTTGGCAGCTAAGTCGGGATCGCTGCTGGGTCTGCGGACTGCTAGAATAGTAGGCGAAGGCCATGGTCTGAAAGTTGGATATCCTGTTGACCTGTCCCATGCGGCAGTAGCGTTCGCCGTCCCGAAACTGGAGGTCACCATCCCGGGAGATGAACAGGAATTCCGAGCCACAGGTGTCGGGGAACTAACCAGGAAAaggttttaaaaacatttggGATTTCATGTGATGATAATTAAATATgacgatttaaatattttaagcgcCTAACACTCGATTATATGATGTATACATTTTTCCATGATTACTTACCAACTCAAAGCGACAACTCAAATAGATCACATGATTGCTGGGGGCTTTCAAGCGAAATCGGCAGTTACTTCCACTTGGTAGAGCTCCCGGATAATTGAAGCTGGTGATATTTATCATTCGATTTGGCTGCAAGTCATAGAACCTGGTGCACTGTTGTTGGGCACAAGCCACACTGTTTAATATAAGCACAAGAAAACCCGAAAACTTCAGTTCGTACATGATGGAAACGTAGCTAGTGCAGTTGTAATGCCAGAGAAGTCTCGGCGCAACTTATATAAGACCCCTCAAGTTGATAAGGAAAATCGttttttgtaaattaaaaaattataaatatttgcgAAAGCCAAAGTGCATTTTTAGGTCAAGGTGAGGAAATGTAACTATTTACTTGGTTTTTAAACgcactcaaaaaaatatacagtTGGTTTTATGGGCTTAAAAAATCACGCGGATGGAAAAgtacttaaaatataattatatatctTTAGTAATTACCGataattaagaaaatatataaaagataacttcaaatttattgtaattattattaatagaaAGCATCCCCATTCCAATAATTCAGTAGTTGTCCATTCATTTTATTTCCATTACAAGCTGACCACACAGTTCGAATTTCCAATCTTTTGGCGTATCCAACTTATGTACGATGTTACTCTGGTATTTACACCCATCGGATAACTCGATGCCGCACAGCTCTTTCCAAAACTGATTATTCCGACCAAAAACTGCTTGGATTTTCGCAGGATAACTGGACCACCGGAATCGAACTGACAGGAGTCCCGACCTGTGCCAGAATAATCAAATGTGCACATTTGCCCGGCATATATCGTGGCGACATTATTGTATTCTGTCTGGCAGTCCTGGTTGGAGACCACATTCAGGTTGATCTTTTGCAGACTTGAGGATGTGGGTCCAGCAAAGTAGATAGTTCCAAAGCCGATCACATCGACGACATCGTAGGTAAATGGTGAGGTGCTAAGCGAGAAATGAGATGTTATTAAATGATAACTTTGATAATGAAATCACAACTCACGTTCCCACAGGAGGCAGACAAATGGGACCTACGCCACGGGACCATTGAATATTACCTGCTGTTATCAAAACCGCTATATCATTGTTTACGTTTGGATCGCTTACGTATTGCTCGTGGGGTATCATCTGTACTATACTATATTGCTGGTAGTACCTGGAAGCTGATAAAAATAATATGGAGttcaattaatttataataaattctgTGACATTGTAGTTAATGTATTAAAGTGCTTGTTTTAGGGTTTTAAATTCTAGGGAAAACATTATGTTGAAAAGTATGCTAAATACAATTACTTCAGTCAACTTACGGTTTACCAAGTTATTGGTTCCTACAATAGCTACCACATCTGTAGCCTTGTTGACCATATAGATACAATGGGCTGCAGTCACAATATAACGATGAGCCACTGCAAAATCAAACATGGTTACAGTCTATTCGAAATACAAGAAATGAAAACTAAATGATCAGCctaactaaataaatattttcagttGACCTAAACTGACCTATGGTTCCCCCGCAGAAGGATGCTGTCTTCGAGGTGACATCCTTGAGGGCCGCGTAGCTGGGATATTCGTTGGCCGCCGCATTCTGGCCATTGGCAATTCGCGCAGTGGCCGACCAGCCGCAGTTGCAGCTCTGTTTGGTGGTGGTCAAGGTGCACTTGAAGTTTCCCCCCTTGGTGCCGGTGGAAATGTAGGCGAAGACCACTTCCCTGAAGAGAGAGTCCCGCGAAAAGGTTCCAGAGCCACAGAAGTTTTCAGCGCCACGCATCTGAAGATCGCCCTCCGGGTCGAGCCAAAAGTTATCCGTGGTACACTGACCATTACTCTGAGGGGATACAAGTCACTTAGGTATTTTCTATTATAAAACCCATATATCTTGGCTATTCCCCACCGATGGCAGTGCAACAGTACATTGCACTTGGATGTAATAGTCCAAGGGAGCGGTGAACTTGTACCGACAGGATGTTCCGGCGGGATAGTTGCTGGGATAGTAGGGCGACTCAAGGTAGGTGGTTCCCGGACTCAGGGTGTAGGTGTTATCACAGCCCTCGAAGTAGGCCAAAACGGCAGGTGCCAGTAGAACCAACGGGATTAGGGAGCGGCTAAGCATTTTGGCCATACCTTTCCACTACGAAGTCAGAACTCAACTGGGCTGGCCCGATAATGCCACCCACACCTAATATCAGCAAAGACAACTAAAGCTAGAgctaattaaataaataataggCCGCGTTCCAGCAGACGATAAAACAGTTGGAGCTTGCGGTGAAGTATACGCCCTGTTTGAAAGCGATTTCGCCCCCAGTCTGCAGTtgtgcaaataaataaatgtaacaCTCGCACGACCTTGTCAACTGCATAACATATCGGCTTTGAACTTGGCTAGCAGTGCCTTCGCATTTTCCAGTTAGGCTGATAAGATCCATTTGCTGGGTCACACTAGGGGTATTCTTGTTGTGATGTTACGAGTTTTGGCTAGGGTTATCCAACAGCTGCGCGCCTGGTGATAAGCTAAAGTCGTTggtaaataaacattttttgaatAAAGAGCTCTAATTAAAGGGCAAATAACAGCAAAAATACAGAAAGCGTCAACGTTCGAAGATCTGTACAAACAGATTAAAAGTGAATTTACTTCTTCCCGGTACGTGATAAGATAAACCAGAAGCAGGAACACCTGTTATCGAAAAGGCCtactttttaaagaaatttcgctttttttgttaaatttactttttaataatatgttttgtgtagcatttaattttttatattattaataacaCTTTAACTTATATCATATTGCTCTTTACAAcagataaaatatataacatatGACCCTTTGCATAATAAAATTGTAGCAACCTAAAATAAAAGCAGAGTTGTTGTGGATTTACTTATCCAAGCACTTTGTTTAGTTTGCTGATTTATATTATGTTATAAAACACATAACTATCTTACGATTACCTGCCTATGTGTTTGTAAGAGTTCATGTGAAACCAGAGCTGAAAAAAAACCTTTGTTgatatttaattatgtttaCGCTTATACAAATTTGCATAGCTGTAGTATGTTTGCCATAAAAGTAGCAGACGGAAACTTTTAGTAATGAAAAAATGGTAAATGCTAAATACGCAATGGAAAAGCAGTCGGTAGGAATTAAATTTGCGCTAAAAATCAATTAGGGAAATCGGCAAAAAGAGCTAAACCGTAATGGCTGACAAGGTGGAGCTAAATGTCGATGAAAATCAAGCAATCTGTCTATCAAAAATTGACTTTATGCAAAAATACCCACCGAAACATGTACAGAAAAAAGCGCCTAGGAGCATGCAGCAGTTTTGTCACAGGACGCTCCGAGCTGTGTAATTATAATATGGAAACAAACTGTTCCTTTTTTCATCCGCAACACTTTTGATGCTGCACCCCGCACCCACCCCGAACCACTCTAATTTCCCTGCCCTGGTACATAGCGATCCAATGTCTATATTTTCTAGTGTCACACATTTTTTGCACGTATTTTTGTGTGCGTTTTTTGTTGTGGAACACTTTTTTGCCGTGCATTTGCATTTTCCACTAATTTGACTTTTGTATTGTTGCGGTCGCTCCCGcccctccccctccccctcctCGCCCTCTGGGCCACCCCAACCATCCAGTTTATGTGTTAGAGTTTTTTCTGCTCCTTTTGGCTTTCCACCAATCGCATTCCCTCTTCCACATctctgtctgtgtgtgtgtgactgCGCGTGGGTATTGGTGGGTGGGCTGCGCTACGCACTTTTTGACTTTTCGTTGGGGAAAATGCGTTTTCATGCACTGGTTGGCTGTCGAGTGGGATGCCTCGGGGAGGGGTTGGCCCTGGGTTGGGTATTTGGCCAGGACCCCCACCACACCGCCCCTATGTCTCTATGGCTCCCTTTCCGTCAGCTGTAGTTGTAGTGCATTTCCCAGAGCTTGTCATTTGATGTGGCTGTGACTCTGTGGCCATATCATTAATTGCCGTTAGCTGGTAACAGGAACTGGGCATGAAAAGGCTTCGAACACACGCAAATTAGTGGGCTTCGTGAACTGCATGGGCGGCAAAAAAATAGATGGCTTATAGTAAAAGCATGACTTTGGAAATTGTATTGATTTGGGAAATTAGTAGTCACGGTTCTGAGTATGTAATTGCCTTTTTtaattgatctaaaaaaattagaaaacGTAGGGTCGTTTTCTTGTCGTAAGGGTAAGCTTAAAAcaaagtaaatatataaactGCACTTTAATCTTAACAAGGGGATCAGGAAAGGGTTACgatatgtatttattattatttattacatGGTTTTTAGTATCAGCTAcgtgtttaaaaatatattagtaATGTAAATATAGTAAAACCTCTTGAGTCTAGCCTTAAGTCTGTTGGTaagataaaataagtttaagACCTAGTCTAGACGGTCAAAAACttgtaaataattatttttttatataaaaaacagTTAAACAATGTCTAAacattcaaaaaataaatgttgtgATTAAATGAATATTGATTTCTGATTGTAAATAATATTGGCAGAGAAAttgcaaaatatatttttgttgaaattGGCATCTGTCTGCGTCgccaattattttaaaactttactTAAGCAATTAAAGATTTAATTTCGTAATTAGCATCAAAACattgaaaataaaacttttttaaatttatagtaTTTAATACATCTATTAATTTACTTAATGTAGTCATTAAAATATGACAA contains:
- the LOC119550662 gene encoding uncharacterized protein LOC119550662, whose translation is MPIFARNLPSIRHMAKRSLIEGRRSLTTISGLEKGQNSAGQVLAPWNKDWPTREEGFAVAQLLRQRQQKRQWSNNYSGLDSAMFRPVTKPDDISSRRNNVVAAQNAARRRKVKSAQVPNYDDSEAYRAQQEWEAKQQEQMQEQQQEPEAKDEEHDYESDLEVRSVREAVFGQLEDNTEEDEDRARADQELLQRVALASSKQQERPLSASISRKVISPYNSYRSHRTRWAEFRHSMIYGRTSF
- the LOC119550550 gene encoding venom serine protease, whose amino-acid sequence is MYELKFSGFLVLILNSVACAQQQCTRFYDLQPNRMINITSFNYPGALPSGSNCRFRLKAPSNHVIYLSCRFELFPDTCGSEFLFISRDGDLQFRDGERYCRMGQVNRISNFQTMAFAYYSSSPQTQQRSRLSCQAVARPAPCDCGWSFPTRIANGVEAGKHEFPSMVGLRDLASNLPIFCGGSIVSDRFIMTAAHCTARQPVASRLLALVGEHDLSTGSESIYAAQHRIQNIYNHPGYMETASGNINDIALLQTVTQMEWSRGVAPICLPIRQAESSFNYQNVDITGWGTLGFAASKSNTLQKATLLTMDNAVCRARFNSSITPSHLCTYDAGGRGQDSCQYDSGGPVILRQRERMFLLGVISFGRACGQPFGIGVNTRVTSHLNWMWRYVGGAVCVR
- the LOC119550056 gene encoding venom serine protease, with translation MAKMLSRSLIPLVLLAPAVLAYFEGCDNTYTLSPGTTYLESPYYPSNYPAGTSCRYKFTAPLDYYIQVQCTVALPSSNGQCTTDNFWLDPEGDLQMRGAENFCGSGTFSRDSLFREVVFAYISTGTKGGNFKCTLTTTKQSCNCGWSATARIANGQNAAANEYPSYAALKDVTSKTASFCGGTIVAHRYIVTAAHCIYMVNKATDVVAIVGTNNLVNPSRYYQQYSIVQMIPHEQYVSDPNVNNDIAVLITAGNIQWSRGVGPICLPPVGTTSPFTYDVVDVIGFGTIYFAGPTSSSLQKINLNVVSNQDCQTEYNNVATIYAGQMCTFDYSGTGRDSCQFDSGGPVILRKSKQFLVGIISFGKSCAASSYPMGVNTRVTSYISWIRQKIGNSNCVVSL